CATAAATTTTACTGGCATTTGCTTTAGCTGAATTGTAGTTTTTATCGGCTAAAACTGTTTCCAGTTTATCTTTAATCTCTTCAACAACTGGCTTACTTACTTGCTCTTTAGCACGGCGTTGCACATGAAACTTTTTATCGATGCCTTGCATAAGGTTACGTAAAACTTGGTCTTTACATTCACGGTAATTTTTATGATCTGGCTTGCGAGAAAAGGCACTTAACTCTGGCTTATTTAACCGATAGTTTGCTAACGCCAAAATATCAATAATGTCTTCTGCTTTAAGGTTGAAAGCAATTTTAAGCTTGGTGAGAATAATATTATTGTTTAAGCGCTTTTCAGCTTTTGCAGGTTCGCCTTCTTTTTTACCGCGACGTTCATTAATAAAACCATTTAAAAATGCAGCAAATGTAGTGTCCGGACAATTGACATAAGCCGGATCTTCTTCTTTTTTTAACCAGTTACTGATTTGCTCGCGCGTTACGGTTAAGTCGCCGGCAGCAAAAATAGCCATAACCTTTTGATCGTTAAAATTAAAGGTGTACCTGAGACGGCGTAAAACATCGTTATTAGTCAAAAAAATTCTCCAAATTCCAACGAGTTTCGCTGGTAGTTGTTACTGCTTCACGTAATAAATTTATTAACGGTCAGTAACATATAGTGATTCAATTACGCGCTATTATACACGCTTTAAATAACCAGATCTTTACCTGCATGCGCAATTTCAAGTAAAAGCGTTAAAGCATTAAATTTAGCGGTTAAAGTTCACCTAAAACTCATGTTAAGATATGAAGAACTTTAGTCTAAAACACATTTTAAATGCCCAGCAATAATGTTTTAGTTAAAATCATCGTTTAGATATATGTTTCCTATTCCATCATTTTCAACGCAATTAAATTACGAGCAGTTATGAGTAAAAATGTTAGTCTTTTCAATCCAGTATTAGCTAAAAGTCGTGGAAAAAGTGCCGATAAAAAAGTTTGGCAAAATCTACCGGGTAGTAGTGCCACTGTTGCTATATTTCATGGCGCTTTATCAACACAGCAACCTATACTTCTATTAACTCATGACACTCCTTCTGCACTGCGTTTAGAGCAAGAACTTGCCAGTTTAAATCGACAAGCCAAGCTACCTATATGCTTATTTCCTGACTGGGAGACATTACCCTATGATACTTTTTCACCGCATCAAGATATTATTTCTCAACGTTTAGCGACTTTATATCAATTATCACGCATGGATAAAGGTATTGTTATTGTGCCTATTTCCACCTTAATACAACGATTAGCGCCCAAGCAATATATTGAAGCGAATAGTTTAATCATCAAAAAAGGTGATAAAAAAGATTTACATCAGCTAAGGCAAAGCTTAGAAGCTAGTGGTTACCGATGCGTTGAACAAGTAATGGAGCACGGTGAGTTCTCTGCCCGTGGCGCTATTCTCGATATATTTCCGATGGGCAGTAACACGCCATTCAGGTTAGATTTTTTTGATGACGAAATTGACGAAATTCGTTTATTCGACCCAGAAAACCAGCGATCTAGCGATAAAGTTGATGGTATAAACTTATTACCCGCACATGAATTTCCAACCGACACGGATGGTACTAATTTGTTTCGCAGCCAATATCGCGAACAATTTACCAGTACCATAGATAAAGAATCTATTTATCATCAAGTTAGTAATGGTATTATGCCAGCGGGCATCGAATATTATTTACCGTTATTTTTTGAGCAAACCAACACCTTATGTGATTATCTCGCCGAAAACACCTTGGTTATTATCAGTGGCGATATTGACAAATCTCTGAGCCATTATTGGACCGATATTAATTATCGTTATGAAGATCGCCGTTATGATCCAACCCGACCATTATTGCCGCCTGAACAGCTCTTTTTAAACAGTGAAGAACTCTACAGTGCTTTAAAACCCTTTGATCGCATCAACTTAAAGCCTGAGATTAATGAAGAAGAAGTAAAAGCATCTCAAATACAGTTTGATGTTCATTCACTACCTGACTTAACCATAGATCATAAATTAAAACAGCCTTTTGAACTGCTTAATGGCTTTATCGCCAGCAAAGAAACCCCGAATAAACTGCTATTTGTCGCGGAAAGCCAAGGTCGACGTGAAAGTGTTTTAGAGTTACTAGAGCGAAATAAAATAAAGCCAAATATCTTTAGTACGATTGAAGAATTTGTTAACAGTGATGCGCCATTGGGTATAACTGTGAACGCTTTAAGTGCTGGTTTTATTTTTCAAGCTAAAGGCAGTGCGAAAAAAAATACCATCGCTTTAATCACAGAAGCTGAGTTACTTGGCGATCGTGTACGCCAAACTCGTCGTCGAAACAAACAACAAGAAATTCAAAACGACGCCATATTTAAAAACTTGGCTGAGCTTAGTATTGGGCAACCGGTGGTTCATATTGACCACGGTATTGGCCGCTATATGGGATTACAAACCATAGAAAATAGCGGCATTACTACAGAATTTTTAGTACTAAGTTACGCCAAAGAAGCCAAATTATATGTCCCTGTTGCTTCACTGCATTTAATTAGTCGCTACTCGGGCGCAGACGCCGAACACGCACCTTTGCATAAATTGGGTAACGACACTTGGAGCAAAGCCAAACAAAAAGCGGCTGAAAAAGTACGTGATGTTGCCGCTGAATTGTTAGATATTTACGCTAAACGCGCTAGTAATCATGGCTACAGCTTCAAACGTGATAAAGATGATTATCGCGCCTTTGCTGATAGTTTTGGCTTTGAAGAAACCTTTGATCAAGAACAAGCCATCAATGCTGTGATCAGCGACATGTTATCGCCAAAAGCAATGGACAGATTAGTTTGTGGTGATGTGGGCTTTGGTAAAACCGAAGTGGCAATGCGCGCAGCATTTGTTGCCGTAAATGACGGTAAACAAGTGGCGATATTAGTGCCAACTACCCTGCTCGCTCAGCAACA
The Colwellia sp. Arc7-D genome window above contains:
- the mfd gene encoding transcription-repair coupling factor; translation: MSKNVSLFNPVLAKSRGKSADKKVWQNLPGSSATVAIFHGALSTQQPILLLTHDTPSALRLEQELASLNRQAKLPICLFPDWETLPYDTFSPHQDIISQRLATLYQLSRMDKGIVIVPISTLIQRLAPKQYIEANSLIIKKGDKKDLHQLRQSLEASGYRCVEQVMEHGEFSARGAILDIFPMGSNTPFRLDFFDDEIDEIRLFDPENQRSSDKVDGINLLPAHEFPTDTDGTNLFRSQYREQFTSTIDKESIYHQVSNGIMPAGIEYYLPLFFEQTNTLCDYLAENTLVIISGDIDKSLSHYWTDINYRYEDRRYDPTRPLLPPEQLFLNSEELYSALKPFDRINLKPEINEEEVKASQIQFDVHSLPDLTIDHKLKQPFELLNGFIASKETPNKLLFVAESQGRRESVLELLERNKIKPNIFSTIEEFVNSDAPLGITVNALSAGFIFQAKGSAKKNTIALITEAELLGDRVRQTRRRNKQQEIQNDAIFKNLAELSIGQPVVHIDHGIGRYMGLQTIENSGITTEFLVLSYAKEAKLYVPVASLHLISRYSGADAEHAPLHKLGNDTWSKAKQKAAEKVRDVAAELLDIYAKRASNHGYSFKRDKDDYRAFADSFGFEETFDQEQAINAVISDMLSPKAMDRLVCGDVGFGKTEVAMRAAFVAVNDGKQVAILVPTTLLAQQHYESFRDRFANWPISIEVLSRFKTTKEQNVVIKDVESGQIDILIGTHKLLQNSIKYKDLGLLVVDEEHRFGVKQKEKIKQLRANVDILTLTATPIPRTLNMAMGGMRDLSIIATPPAKRLAVKTFVRQRDDALIRESILREVLRGGQVYFLHNNVDTIDKTAADIQILLPEAKIITAHGQMRERELERVMSDFYHQRYNVLVCTTIIETGIDIPSANTIIMDRADHLGLAQLHQLRGRVGRSHHQAYAYLLTPHEKSMTKDAKKRLEAIASLEDLGAGFTLATHDLEIRGAGELLGEDQSGSMSQVGFTLYMEMLDAAVAALKDGKSLSLDQVTKTQTEVDLRVPALLPDDYIFDVSLRLSLYKRIASCKNKQALDDVQVELIDRFGLLPQAAKNLVHIAKLKLKAEKIGITRIDAGPAGGSIEFSVDTKVDHMFIFGLIQQQPKIYKMDGNNKLKFALVSEDAKSRFILITTMLNELANHLRA